The sequence TTCAAAGGAGTCACACGACTTCTCTGGATCCTCGCTAATAAATGAGTGCAATGTGCCATTTTTCTTGGCTACAAAGTACCTTTCCAGTTTGGTGCGATCGATTTGATGCAGGTAGTACGTGACCGGTTTATCCGTCCAGGAGACTGAACTCGTTTTAGGGGTTATTTCACTAATGTTCATTATGGTGCCTATATCACTTAAGTTTCTGTCCGTGATGCGGAAGTTTAACGGGCAAAAGCTTTTCGAAGACACGATTCTAGTCCCGTGCTTTAGCTCGGCGAATCGCTGTTTTAACATGTGGTCCACCGAGGGACCGAACGCGAAATTATTCACAAATATAACGGTCGCCTCGGAGAATATTTCGCGATGTCTGTCGTCGAAAAAGTCGTCTTTGAACAGTTGGAATTTGCCGTAACGTTTTCCGTACCATTGCAtccaaaatttgaacttttcCTCCATGGCTGTCGCGTAACGGGCGGGTACGTCGGCACGTTCGATCCCAATCGAAGATTTGCACATGCAGGTGGCTGCTATTTGTAGAACAACTTGACCCACTCCCGACCCGAGATCCACAAACACATCATCTTTGGTTAAATTGATTTGATCGATCATCTGACTGATCAGTTCGAAAGAcgtttctccgtaaacgtcCGGCGAAAAGGCTTGATACTTATTTAGTTCTTCGGCGTTTGTTACTGCCGCACTATAAGTTTGTTGGATTATGTGATGTAATAGTTCCTTGCTAGCGGACTGGTTTAATCGATCACAAAACTTTTGAGTGCCCTTCTCCAAAGACAGGACGTTATTTATGGCTTTATTATAGCGCTTCGTAAGGGCCTTCATCGATTCAAAATCGCTCACATCAACATTTTTAAGGATATTTCGCTTTAGCGGCACCTCTAGGTCGGGTATATCTTTGCAGCCCCATATAATCGTATCGATAATCTCCTTGGACTCGTCATAAcccttttttttgcttaagggcCAACGGTAGTGGGCAGGCGAGCCGCCCACCGGTGAATTCAGTCTAAGTTCCATCGGTGTATGGTCGCCTTTAGTGTATCGAGCCGTTCATAGTTCGAGGACTTGTTGGGGATCGCCGTGCACGCACCGAAATGGCAACGGTGTCGTGAATGAACAAAATTAGTTGACTGCTGGTGGAAACTATTTTTCATGGCTGTCGAGCGGACTGTGAACGAAATTCTATTGATaacaaagtttaatttaataagatgGATGATTTACCTGGTGGCAGTGGATACTGGATAAAACGGAATATCCATTAAAACCGTTAATATTACGGGGCACTAAACACACGCGTTTACGTACGTTAAAAGTTTCGGGTTTGCCTGGTGTGCGTTGGGCTTTCTAATCGTAAAATCGACTGACTGACCGAGAAGGTAGTTGAACCTAACCTAAATAGACGGAAAGCGCGGGACTCGCCAGTATAATCTCTCTAATATTAAACGATGGGCAGTGTGAtggttctttttaaattaaaacactaaGGGTTTctcctattaataaaaaaaaagaaagctgACTGGGGACTTTCGGTGCATTGATAGGCGTGCGACAGTAGTGATTTCCCATGTGATATTATTTCTATGAATTTCAATCCGTTGCAACTTGTTAGCCATTGGCGTAGTTGCGTTAGgaatttccctttttttttttgtttataaattgtttttattcatCCTTAAGCCTCTTATTAGGAATTTTCGTGTTGAAGTAgaaattttcttcttattaattCCCCTTGAATGTATTATTTTTGCACCAAAAAGGCGTTATGCATATAAATAGTAATACTATGGGTTTCAGTAAAACTTGCCTTTTCCGTGCCAAAAACtgctttattattgttttccata comes from Anthonomus grandis grandis chromosome 4, icAntGran1.3, whole genome shotgun sequence and encodes:
- the LOC126735489 gene encoding histone-lysine N-methyltransferase, H3 lysine-79 specific, translating into MELRLNSPVGGSPAHYRWPLSKKKGYDESKEIIDTIIWGCKDIPDLEVPLKRNILKNVDVSDFESMKALTKRYNKAINNVLSLEKGTQKFCDRLNQSASKELLHHIIQQTYSAAVTNAEELNKYQAFSPDVYGETSFELISQMIDQINLTKDDVFVDLGSGVGQVVLQIAATCMCKSSIGIERADVPARYATAMEEKFKFWMQWYGKRYGKFQLFKDDFFDDRHREIFSEATVIFVNNFAFGPSVDHMLKQRFAELKHGTRIVSSKSFCPLNFRITDRNLSDIGTIMNISEITPKTSSVSWTDKPVTYYLHQIDRTKLERYFVAKKNGTLHSFISEDPEKSCDSFETTDSSEFNMVITPPPKKRGRRTAKPRISASPVTIPFFKDVSESDDNKPLAQLAFTTNGMPNTAPTNNIIRPSKLAVKRSSSEDNYRNVPPKKRGRKRKFPSPEFESTTWVSKGNPTRKNGADDKLEGLQKNLKCLMDSFKIQYLQMVEEMSDPLYKIKVRKQLEGEIIKNMYLKLKIEEIDEEIETIIGNMRNYIVEPTAKY